A genomic window from Chaetodon auriga isolate fChaAug3 chromosome 13, fChaAug3.hap1, whole genome shotgun sequence includes:
- the nek5 gene encoding LOW QUALITY PROTEIN: serine/threonine-protein kinase Nek5 (The sequence of the model RefSeq protein was modified relative to this genomic sequence to represent the inferred CDS: inserted 2 bases in 1 codon) — MNSYEVIRQIGEGAFGKAFLVRHSGAGGDGRCVVKQVDLRKMSAREKEASKKEAKLLSKMKHPNIVAFITSFQESGSLYIVMEYCDGGDLMKKINLQRGVPFTEEQVLDWFVQVCLGLKHIHDRKILHRDIKAQNIFLTDGGMKAKLGDFGIARMLNNTMELARTCVGTPYYLSPEICEGRPYNNKTDIWSLGCVLYELCTLRHPFEGSSLQQLVSKICRGRYSPVPSRYSYDLRLLVSQLFKVNPRDRPSVSSVLRRPVLETHISRHLDPQVMQEEFSHTVLRRSRAEEARRSRPAGRGGAAVERPAARPDLRVRPPPPHTRLHLRAAAEQRSHRFHGQQPVHHYQHYHAQLDAFQRNREGVLPPPPPPPPPPPPPPQEQCEDQPVEPYQLVAAARDEYLQRRHEANQNRLRAERQLGLRPCTAECDRKPGDQKQEVRQPEHRHAPQDRRQDGQQEYLHQLDVIRQQYHEDVRQMRLRAEAEESDQPQHKQRTFVVEKPREPEPCADSEEQQGASPAQDVEAALMQIREDRRHKDKKGIMFEIRLDNAEKEEEERREEEEQKDEEGDPLNQTLSFQEGDEMKLRDWLEVRRGWSQRTPQTLLDALANMDVNSVYSSMVEGKGRRQWVDGPPNTLLSALARAELSSSSLDSATAELETDRAEEEEEQEEDEEPRSDDEDTNFEESEDELREAVADSMKNLFVLEDGSSVEVEGGAAGDDGMVDGEDRGADSQQIQPDVEESDGXPTVVVSCEGVGWRECPDKNSALKTQRQTS; from the exons ATGAACAGCTACGAGGTCATCCGTCAGATCGGTGAGGGTGCGTTTGGGAAAGCCTTCCTGGTGCGGCACAGCGGGGCGGGTGGAGATGGGCGGTGTGTGGTCAAACAGGTCGACCTCAGAAAG ATGTCGGCGAGGGAAAAGGAGGCGTCGAAGAAAGAAGCAAAGCTGCTGTCCAAGATGAAACACCCGAACATCGTCGCCTTCATCACTTCGTTTCAAG agagcGGCAGCCTGTACATAGTGATGGAGTACTGTGATGGAGGAGATCTGATGAAGAAGATCAACCTGCAGAGAGGAGTCCCCTTCACTGAggagcag GTCCTGGACTGGTTTGTTCAGGTCTGTCTGGGCCTCAAACACATCCACGACAGGAAGATCCTCCACAGAGACATCAAAGCTCAG AATATCTTCCTCACTGACGGAGGGATGAAAGCAAAGCTGGGGGACTTTGGCATCGCAAGAATGTTGAATAA caccATGGAGCTGGCCAGGACCTGTGTGGGGACACCGTACTACCTGTCCCCAGAGATCTGTGAGGGACGACCCTACAACAACAAGAC ggatATCTGGTCTCTGGGCTGCGTCCTGTATGAACTCTGCACCCTGAGGCATCCA tttgagggcagcagtctgcagcagctggtcaGTAAAATCTGCAGGGGGCGCTACAGTCCAGTACCCAGCCGCTACTCGTACGACCTTCGCCTGCTGGTCAGCCAACTGTTCAAG GTCAACCCGCGGGACCGTCCCTCAGTCAGCTCTGTCCTCAGGCGTCCCGTCCTGGAGACGCACATCAGCAGACACCTGGACCCACAG gtgatgCAGGAAGAGTTCAGCCACACGGTGCTGCGTCGAAGCAGAGCag aggAGGCGCGGAGGAGCAGACCTGCAGGGAGAGGGGGGGCCGCCGTGGAGAGGCCGGCTGCTAGACCAGACCTGAGGGTccgccccccgcccccccacacG CGTCTTcatctcagagcagcagcagagcagaggagccaCAG GTTTCATGGACAGCAGCCAGTCCACCATTACCAGCACTACCACGCCCAGCTGGACGCCTTCCAGAGGAACAGGGAGGgcgtcctccctcctcctcctcctcctcctcctcctcctcctcctcctcctcaggagCAGTGTGAAGACCAGCCTGTGGAGCCGTACCAGCT AGTGGCTGCAGCTCGAGATGAATACCTGCAGAGGAGACATGAGGCCAACCAGAACAGGCTGAGAGCTGAGAGACAGCTG GGTCTGCGTCCGTGTACCGCCGAGTGCGACAGGAAGCCCGGCGaccagaaacaggaagtgagacaacCTGAACACCGGCATGCACCTCAGGACCGGAGGCAGGACGGACAGCAG gagtaCCTGCATCAGCTGGATGTCATCAGGCAGCAGTATCATGAGGACGTGAGGCAGATGAGGCTGAGAGCTGAAGCTGAGGAATCA GATCAGCCACAGCACAAACAGCGAACCTTTGTGGTGGAGAAACCCAGAGAGCCGGAACCTTGTGCAGACAGCGAGGAGCAGCAGGGAGCCTCACCTGCACAG gacgtggaagcagctctgatgcagatcagagaggacagaagacacaaagacaag AAAGGAATCATGTTTGAGATCCGGTTAGACAAcgcagagaaggaggaagaggagagaagagaggaagaggagcagaaggacgAG GAAGGGGACCCACTGAACCAGACTCTGAGCTTCCAGGAGGGAGACGAGATGAAGCTCAGGGATTGGTTGGAGGTGAGAAGGGGGTGGAGCCAGAGGACTCCTCAGACTCTGTTGGATGCACTCGCCAACATGGACGTCAActctgtttacagcagcatgGTGGAGGGTAAAG GTCGCAGGCAGTGGGTGGACGGCCCCCCCAACACCCTGCTGAGCGCTCTGGCTCGGGCTGAGCTCTCCTCATCGAGTCTGGACTCAGCCACTGCAG AGCTGGAGACGGACcgagcggaggaggaggaggagcaggaggaggatgaagagccCAGGTCAGACGATGAAGACAC GAACTTCGAGGAGTCGGAGGATGAGCTGAGGGAGGCGGTGGCGGACTCCATGAAGAACCTGTTTGTCCTGGAGGACGGGAGCTCGGttgaggtggaggggggggcAGCAGGGGATGATGGGATGGTGGAcggtgaggacagaggagcagactCTCAACAGATCCAGCCGGACGTCGAGGAGTCAGACGG GCCGACTGTGGTCGTTTCCTGTGAAGGTGTGGGTTGGCGTGAGTGTCCGGACAAGAACTCGGCTCTGAAAACGCAGCGTCAGACGTCctga